A stretch of DNA from Hirundo rustica isolate bHirRus1 chromosome 1, bHirRus1.pri.v3, whole genome shotgun sequence:
ACCATCTCCCAGTCAGCCTTCGGTAAGGCTGCCTTGGATGCAGTTGTTCTTTGACTTACCTTTGAACACGTGCCATAAGGCATCAATCCAATTTTAGGGATGACCTCAAGCAAGGGAGAGGTTTGAGCTCCAGCTTTTGCTAAAGGGAGGGCAGTCAGGAGACACATTCCCAGTACCCTTGCTCATTAGTGGTACTTTGCTGGGTGTAAATTTTACCCTTCACAGGAGACAATTAAGGATTAAGACCAAATGTTTAAACATTTCCACATTTCTTATCACGGTGAATACAACTTCTTCCCTACTCTcctttgctgctcctttccttTTGAAAGGACACCTGTGAGTGCAACAGAGCTCAAATCTGACAAGACATTATTATTTTAGATAAATTGTCTAACTTTAGGCAAAAAATTATTGGAAAAAATTACATGCCAAGTCAGAAGAACCAGTATTGTGAGTTTGTTTGGTCTTCAACAGTGCTTTATAGCTCTGCTTCTAGACCAGCTGAACTGCAGAAACATTTCAGATTCAAAATGGACAGCTTGAATGGAAACATGCTATTTGCAGAATGATCGACTTTTTAACTGCTGGATataaaataatcattaaaattattttagtgctTTGGGTATGCGTTAACTTGAAATCTCTGGAAACAAAACGGTTCTGAACAACTtcacaaaattaattcttcctTCTCGTAGGCCTGAGTACTTCCTAGCTCTCAGCCACACTATTCTCCAAGCAGCATCATGGATGCCACCTAAACCACTGCAAGTCACCAACACAGCACACAGAATCCATCAGATGAGAGTGTGATATATTTTATTAGAAGgatactattttttaaatgacactGAAAAGATTTTCAAACTGAATTTCCAAGTAAAGTTCTCATGAAAGCTGAATGGTCAGAGCTGTAGTAAACAATATAGGTGAAACCACATAATAATTCTCACATATAAAAAATAGCTCATTATTACTTGGCTTCTTTTTATTGGAGTGCAGCACAGATACTCCCCTTGAAACAGTAACTTCAAAACATTTAAGAACACAGCTGTCAAAAATACTAAATatgcacatttaaaaaaatctaaaccatTGATATTTAACAACCTAAGACATATTCacaatgtattttcttcatcATTTTACAGTATTTATCTCAAATACTGTAAGAGGATCCAAGTCTGAAAATATATGTACTTTAAGCTACCACAAGAGTATAAGAGCAtaaaaaatataggaaaatatCCACCAACATTTAGCACAATATATATATTGCACcccaagagagaaaacaagtgTGTGTCACAGAGCATTATTCATCACAAATCATGATGCGACACCAGAAAGCTGTTGCTGGTGGAACAGCAGCTCTGGTCTTAGTTGGCAAAAACATGCTCAAAGCCTGTGAGTGGTATGTGAGAACGCATGTTTAGGTATTTAGCAGTTTAATTTAGTTGGATAAGAAACAATGTAATGTTTTCCTGTTGTTAAACATTGCCATCTGTACCTCTggcacacaaattaaaaaaagaagggtgTGACCATTAAAAGTACGTGTCCTGAGATTTCCTTCTTCAGGGGGCAAAGAGGTTAAAATGGAAAAGCTGATCTGTATATAAATCAGGAACACATGTGGTAATGAGAACAAACAGCAGCCAACAGGCAGGCGGGGACAACTTCTCCAGGCAGGCACAAAATGAGACAGACAAATACCATCtactggaaaagggaaggaaacaactgattttcactttgaaattGGTATATTTAACCAATTCTATTAAATCTTAATGATTACTTAAGGGCTTGTAATTAACTCTGAGTTTTAAAACTTGGTTTCACTGAAAAGCTCTCTGTCCAGTAGTGCAGGGCAGCATTGCTGTAGCATTATTATTGGTTTCTATCTGTACAAAATCAAGAGGTGATCCCAATATGTGTATCAGGATCTATGTGTTTTGTAACTAACTGAAATAGCAAAACAGTTGAGGCATAGACTTCCTCTTAAAGCCATGAAATGTTTGTGTCTGCAGCCTACCTACTGGAAATAGATACCAGCAGGCATTCTCCTACTGAGGCTGAAACACTTTTGCTTGatttctttggaaataaatGGAATATTTAACGTACTAAGTTATAGTTCACTTGAAGCTAAGAAATCTATCACAGTTGTGAATAGTAATCCATTTGATATACCAGCAGCAAGCCCCCAAAATACTAAGTCAATTAAAGTAAGTCTTTATCTTCACTTTAAGACTTTTTCCTtgacagaggcagaaaaaataaagagaacatTACGGATCACAAAGCACTGAATTTTCAAGTGTAAAGTCATACCAAAATCTTGATAAATTATCATTGATGTCGTAGGTGAGCAGTCGGTCAGGAACGTCACTGTGGGTGCCCTGCACTGCTAACACATGTGGTGCGAGGGCAAAGGGGACGTCGCTCAGGAGGTCTGACATGAAAGGGCTGCTTTCCAAAGTCTGACTCCTTTGATTTCCCATCTCTGTGCTTGATACAGTCAACTGTGACCGGTGCCCTGTATTAATCTAAAGagaacagaagaacagaaatttaCACACTACAAATCAGGCAGCTATGGCTTTGTACTTAGAGCCACAACGACCTACTGAtaaagggaaacaaacaaaaaaaaccccccaaacctccccccccccccaaaaaaaaagcagtttcagaGTTCAGTTTAGGTGGATCTAAAGTAGCAGTTTTTAATACATGTTGTTATAATTCCTCTGCTCAGGTCAACCAGAATTAAggctaaaacaaaaataaaactctgtaaTGATGACTGagatcacagaaacacagaatatgctgagttggaagggaaattaggatcattgagtccaactcctggccctgcacagaacaccacaagagtcacaccatgtgcctgagagcgttgtccaaacacttctccAACTCAGACATTACTACCCAACATTACTCTGCATTTATGAAACCCCTAAGGCTCGTGGGACTTTTTGTCATTATGTTCAGTCTTGTTTAGGGGAAATTACTTCATAAAATTTGTTTCATAAACTGATGAAGCTCCATCTTTTGTTCCCCTGTGCCTTTCCAGAAGTTGTCCAAGAAAAGCACGACTTTCATCATTAAGAACTGTACTATCCCAGTTATTTCAAAGGATTAATGATATTGCTTTCCAGTGTGAAATAGAATTGCATGACTGGCTGGTAAATTCTGTTATATAGGGGTATATATGTACCGAGTATGATCTTTATAAAAAAACACagttaaaacttaaaaaaaccatCAACAACCCAAGAACCGAAAAccaacaaggaaataaaaaaacccttgcCATACAGGAGCAGTCAACACAATCTAGAATAATGTTGAACGCAATAAACTTGTAAGCTATGATCCTGACCTACCAATATGACCCTACTAAGTGTTTATCCTGACACTTTTATCATtttaagaacaaagaaaatactatttACTCTGCCTCTAGAAatcaaatgtaatttattttagtatttataGCAATAAAATCCTATATAAAGTGATACCTCTCATTAGGCACCCATAAAGATGTTCCTGATAacaggctctgagcaacctagTGTAGTGGAAGGGAGCAATGGCAAGGCAATGGCAAGggagttggaatgagatgacccttaaggttccttccaacccaagccactcaatgattctgtgatctctaGGAGCGAGATGTTTGTTATAAGGATTTCTACTTTGTACCAGCACACATACAGATATATTCAGTAACGTGTTGGAAACACGTTGTGCTTAACAAGCGATGAAGTCAGAGCCATGAACACAAGACAGGAATTTCTGAGTTTGATGAAGTCCTGACTTCTTCCTTTCAACCTCCCGTATTCAACACGCAACCATAAAACTCCAAAGCTTACACAGCTATTAGGGAAGGAAGAACACTGAAACGCTAATTTGGTATTCACCTGATCCTAAGAGTGAAATGAGTTTAGTCATATAGAGGTAGCTTGCATCCATGATTTTTAGAGTATGTTTTAGGGTGTCAAGATCTGACCTGTGCTGAAGCTGAATATCACAGATCATGGCTGTTCCAGAGAACATGAGGGTGTTGCGGTCtgacagaacagtttgggtggTGGGGTGGgtgctttgttttcttgccCAGAGCATTTAGCCAGGGAGAAGGTCCTCCATCTTCTTCCCAAAGAAAGGACTGGCTTTGCTTTGAACAAGTGCAATCTGAGCACTAGTCATTCCTTACACAACCCAACATTTATCTGGTAATCAGATAATCTCACGAGTCTGTGTCACAGCCAGCACTTGTCTTGGGTGGTGGAAGACACACGCTCCTCCACAGCCTGTCGGAACATAAAGTTTCGTGATGCTGCACACTCTGAAAGGGATCCTCACTTGGAAGCTTTTGTTTGTACTCACAGTGATTTGAAACCTAAGGCTTAAGATAAACTTCCCAAGATCTGTTACGATCATGTCACAGGATATTAATGTAAAATTTCTGAAGGTTAAGTTTATTAAAAGGAATGACCGATACATACAGCTACTAACCTTACTGCTTATGATCCAATTCACAAGAGGAGCGATATTCTCAATGCTACTGTAATACTTGTATGGCTGTCAATACAGAATTCCTACAGCTACAGTTTAcagttatttctttattttccctggctttccttttctcagttCTCCATCTTTAGATGTAGTTAACAGCTCTTCAGAAAGCTACATGCAACAGCAGAGGCAAGAGCTGATACAGAAGATTTCTTTTGGCTTTTCTTACTGATTCTGATACCTTTAGAGgacagggaaaatgggaaagctAGCAGAGAAGTCAGGAAGATAGCCTGCATAGTTCTACTCCAGCTTTCCAAGCTGGGAGCAAAAAACCATGGGCAATAGTACTGTAAGTCTGTAAGTTCAGGAAAACACTAAAACATCTTGTACTTTTCTTTTCTAATCAGCATAGTTATCTCCAAGACGAAGATCATCAGCTCTCACTTTAAGAGGTATTAGTCTCTATGGCTGCTCATTGCTAACACTTTGAGAGAAGTCTTCCTTCTTGCCAGGGCCCAAGGTACACATCAGAACAAAAGTCATAAACGTGTTCTGGTACAGATGTATTCTCTTGCTAAGAACACTGCCAAATAGACAGAACATTTATTTATGTTAATATTTATCTGAAAGATCACCCCACAACACTTAAAGTGTGTCTTTACATTTGTTGCTGCTGTAAACTTTAAAACTTCCTTTAATTCCGGCTCTGCATGAATTTATTACATTccctctggaaagaaaaaactttgCTTGTCTTTCATCATTCCCATATTCTGAAGGGAAGCCAGAAAGCCCCAGTTGAAAATCAAGGAATCAATTAAACTACATATTCAAAGAcctttctgcctctctcccctcccacatttcaaggaaaaatgaTCCCTTGCTCACTGTCCTATTCCCACCATTCATATGATAATCAGAAATCCCTAGAACttaatgtttattttgattGGTAAATTATAGTTTTATATACACCTGTTTATATCGTAATTGTCCCCCAAGCTGGGTGAACACAATTTACAACACAAATTAGACCATCACGTGGCAAAATTAacttcaaagagggaaaaaaaagagagagaacaagaaaaagatcttggatcttttttcctccataaaCCTTTTGTTAGAGGTTAGAGCTTGTCTACATTTGTTAGAATGGTGCTAAATGGGCAGACCCAGAAATTAAAACCCTTTCTGTACACAGCAGATACCATGTACTGACAGTGATGGAGCAAGGACCAGCTTTAACTCCCAAGTAGCACTCCATAGTTGAAAGCAAGACTGCAGTAAGGAAGGATGAATTAATTTACTGTGTTAGTAAAGCAGAATTACTTAGAATTATTTTACTGTGAAAGCATAATTTTACCAAACTCAATCTCTGCATACTGTCGATGAGATTCTTAATAGTCTTAATAGGTTATGATACTTTTTGACTAGTCAAAACAGTATCATAAAGAAAGCCCAAAACGGTTGACATAAACACAGTACTGGTAAGTCAGAAACAAAGGATAGTGTGGTCTTTGGGTCTCATGAGAAGGTCTTGGGCCTAATATGACAAGATCAGTTCACAACGTAAATGTAAAAAGAGTCTAgattttctgcttcagtttcaCATTTAATCCACTACTGTCTCTCTCAtgaaaacagttatttttaattatctttaaaagTTTGCATTCACTTCTTCATTTATAACAAGTCACATTTTATATTACTTATCtatatgaagaaaaaagttcCTCTCCTGAAGAATTCCGGTAAcaagaagtaatttttcagttcTGCCTAGAGCAGTCATCCCAGGCAGTTGTTGCCCTTTGCTATGCAGAGCTGTTTCTGAGCATTCCTGTAGCGATATTTAGACATTGGCCTCCTTTGCAAGACCCTTTCAAACTAGACATGTTTCTGTGCTTCCAAAACATGAAGATACACTTTAAATAGGCTAAGATGTATTTCATTCATATGCTGGAGAACCCACATGAGTGAAAAGCCAACCATCCCAGCAGGCTTTCAGGTAGTGTGATGAAGAACTGGACAGTCTGGTAGAGAACGTCAGCCACCCATTGGGGACGAGGTCGCTCGCACTGCTTCCAGTGCAAACACCAGCACAAAATTATGTGATGCAACCGAGGTCAAGGTTATGAAATGGCTTATGCTTTATGCATGCATTCTTCAAGGATATATAGAACTGCAAGTCCTAGAAAATTTGATATTGCACATTAGTCACACTGGTTTCTACTTAAATGCCTAACTTACTTAGCCAGAATACAATCCATTCAGAGCATATTATCTGGACATTAGCTAAACTAAGCACTGCCAAATGCTATGACACAAAATCCTGTTATGAGAAATATTAATTGAACAGACCGAGAAGATCACTGATTTACATTTCAGCATACAccaaagagtaaaaaaaaaattagtaaaaattACTAAGGTATGGCAATAAAATTGAATTCAAATAAGCAGTGTGTCTTCTGTATTCTTGGTTTGCAATCcaaaagaacaggaagaaacactatgaaaatatatatagtAGCTGGCCACCAGATACTAATTGTGGTCTGAAAACAATATGTTATTTTGAAAGTAACAAAGTATAAAACTATCCTCTAAAGTAagttattccttttttctctcttctaaaATATGTTTCTCAGCTGTTTTTAAAACCATCTAATTTGCTGCATGTCATTGTATTAACCATAAAGTTTGCCAAGAGTCtcataaggaagaaaaaatgcacattttacaATGTACTGAGAAGCTGAATTTACAGTGCTCTGAAGGAGAATCAAAGATTAGTGCCAGTATTATTATCATCCAAACCCTTGAACAAGGTTTTCTACCAAAAGtggttaatttaaaaaaatttacactttctgcaaaataaagagGCTTTTTTCCAGGAACGgacctatttttctttttaaaacagccTTGAGAAACAAACAGTACCTTCAGTCTTCCAGAATATTTAGTAAACATCCAGCAATATAATACTTATGACAGACACCTGCTATGTGACTGCTGGTGAAGAATTATCTGTATTTCAGGCAACCTTGTGTTATTACAGGAAACAGTGAATCATAAGGTATCTACAATTTATTTAGCACTATATAGTAATTATTGATCTGTCTAGAAATGGAAATTGCCATATAGGATTACTCCTCCAATGTGTTTTGGTTGATGCTTTAGGGTACTCACTGGACCTCCTTAGAAAATTTGTAGGAATTCCAGAATGCGTATCTCCATTGATGACAattcatttttcaaataaaaagggCAACCACAAAGATgaacagaggaggaaagaaaaattactcaCAAGGTTTGCATGCAAAATTTTAACCTAGGagaacagaatcacagaatcaattagtttggaaaagacGTCTGCGATCAGTGAGTCCAACCTATCACCAAACACCACTatgtcaaccagaccatggcatGGAGAGCCACGTCCAAGCTTTCttaaacatctccagggatCGTGACTCCAtcgcttccctgggcagtccattccaattTCAACAACCcttgctgtgaagaaaattccttctgatgTCCAAAATTTCCTCTGATGTCCAAATAGGATCAGCAAAACATTGCTGGCGGTGGGGAAAGTGCACAACATGATAATTTTCAAGTAccacaaaatccccaaaccaaaacattaacaaaaaaaactaCCCCAACACACCAGTAAGTATGTGACCTGTATCCTTACAGAAGTATAAGAAAGGaacaaacccacctggacaAGCACAATACAGATGCCCTGTGGTTTCAGAAAACCACATGTGAATAATGAGAGCTGCTATTCTTTCAATGTTCACTCAAAATTTCAATCAGGCCTCCCCTTCAGAGACACAAGAGAAAAGCTATTCCTAGCTGGGAGAGCAAACTTAGATGTAAGAAATGTTGGAGACCCTGCAGTAGCTTGTTGCTATGTTCAAATTTCTTCTggttgcttgcttgcttgctttcttaGCAGAAATGCAGTGTCTGGGATTGTAGCAGTGGCCAAGGATTGGTGTTCTCAGGGGCAGACCTACAGGCTGAAAGGTTTGGGTTAACACTGAGTCCTTGGAGAGGCTTTTCAAAGCAAGAATGGTTCTCAGTGGAAATCAGCTTTCCCATTTGCTTTGGACTCTTGTTTCCAAGCTTCTTATGACTCTAACTTTGTAATACAGCAGTAGTTTGTCTTTCTTAAAGAGCTCCTACTACCTGTACAAGTTTATCAATATTGCTATTCAGAGTAAAATAGAACCAAATTTTAAAGTAAGAgttaagaatatttttactaattttttacatacattttaggtatttttccttctcctctaaAGCAtgcttttcagctgtttcttgaCTAGAATTGAATTAAGGTCAGGTTAATGCCAGTGaaatcttaaagaaaaataattctaaacAATGAAAAGAGGTTCTGACATTCTATGGTTTCTTTTTATTACAGCAAAGCTCCTCACAGAGTATCTTGGCCTGcaaagaacagcagagaaatctTTGCTAAGCCACACTTTCAGTATCAATACTGATGCACGTTTCTGAATCCTTATTGGCATTAAAGCAATTGGAAAAGTGTAATTACTACAACAATTCTGTAGTGTAAATGTAGAATACACTTGCTGTAATTAGATGTGATTCTTGCCTTTTCAAACAGCCATAAAGCTGTTAATCTCTGCAGAATGGGAGAACTGCTAGATTGCCATTTGAACTCTGGATACTCAATGTTCCACAGTTAAAGTgtgttaattaaaataaaattacacttTCTGTAAAAagagcagggtttttttccagaaacagacctgtttttcttcattatccTGGTAAATACTAGAGATGCCTGTGACTTTTATTTATGAGACAACTTGTAGGATGTAATTCTACCCTGAAAAGTATTCTACAGTACCATTAAAGACTTCAAATATAGTGTCTAAACCAACTACCTCATTTTGTCATcctagaagaaataaaattattttcttcgTTACCAATTTTGCAAACTCAAACCAGAACAAGATGAAGGTTCGGTTTTTACTTAATCCCCTATAACAATATGtcacaggaaatattttgagGGGTGTTAGTGATAAATTTAGCAAATATAGTGAATTTAATATAACCAAATTTGTAtaatggtatttttatttatttctacttttattCCTTTATCCCTAACTcctattatttatttcattcagTAATTGTTTGAAGAGAGAGAACCAAAACAGCACAAATGTGAGCATCTATAATGAGAAACGATGAAATTGTGAACAAACAGGGATAAGATGACATGAAAAGAAGACTGCAAACCTAAATATaagcagaaataagaaagaagcagaaaatgttgtaaagctttatttaaaattataaggCTTAATTCCTCACCATTAAGTGAAGTAATTATGCTCTTATCCTTCCTTCTATCCCAGCCAATTTCACCACTGTTGGGTCTGATAACTGAAGACCTGTATCAACACTTATGCCCCCACAATAGCAGGATTTCTTTCCTTGCTGCCTCCCCATTCCTCTCTGGAGGCCCCTAAGTTTGAGGACACCATCTTTACAATGCAGTCCCCTCTGCAACACAATTATTGtaataaaagttattttagaAGAAAGACGGGGGTGTGGGTTCAGCAAGGAACAGTTTATCTAGATCCTGTGTTCCTTCAAAGTACTATGCAAGCTATTCATAGCAAAGATCTCAACATATTAAGCAACACGAACAATATTTAACATATTGTGCCTCTGCCACTGCCAGGAAATGGTACTAACTaggccagatttttttttttcctttttctttctgtagaaaGTTTCTGTATGCTAGAAGATTAAAAAGTTAATGAAAATTACTACAGTAAGTGAACTGCAAGCCAAAACTGTAATTGAAAATGCACACAGCTCTAGACATCCAGCACTGTATTCCACAACCACAAATCAGAAGTGAAGGACAAGTCAATATATTGCAAAATGAACAGGCAAGTCTGATAAATGCTGATAATGGATTTGTTTTGTAACCTCAGTATCATCCAGAAGCACAAAGCTTTTACATTTACTTTGCTGCTGCCTTCATTCATGATGTAATTCAAAACTCATATAACGGACTTTAAACATGGCTGGAGAATATACTAAGACATTAATTGAATATAAAACCTTAACAGCacaattaaaactaaaaaaagaattaaaaattaaaaaaacagtatttaaataatCTCTTTTAACTTAGCAGCTACATTTGGTCTATTTACTTAGTGACGAAAAGATGTGGTATTTTCTCTACTGCttcaagcaaaaaaatattgtaaagaCTTTTGAGAGGTTGACCTTCTGAACAACAGAAGCTTAGACTAACTGGGTCTCTGCAGTCATGTCTCTCTACCTCTTGTTCCCAGCCCCTGCTACTGTAGAAGCTTCAACAGGGTAACCTGCAATGGTAGGAAAAAGATGACATATTTGAGATGGCAGATACCCATGGAGCAGAACCTCTAAAATGAGGGCTAATACTGCATTCTCTCATTACTGTACTAAGTGTGTGGAAATCCAAGGATTTGAATGCAAAAGAAAGCTGTCTACCAAAAACAAAGGAACTctgaaaattaaacataaaaaacagtaagaaaatatttagcaaaCATAGttacacaaaaaataaagccaagaCATTTTCCTGCAAATTAGAGTAACTATGGAAAGTGTCGATCAgaaagttgttttgttgttggtttgggttttttttttaagaagaaaaggaaatctctCCTTGAGTAACTGAAGGAGTCAGCAACATCAATGAAATATCTCCCTAGAATGTCAATATcaatgagagaaaaaagacaGAGGGGTAACAATTTCtatcagaagaaaggaaaagaaaattatcttagACTGGGTTTTCAGAAAAGAAGAGAAGTAGAGGGAACAGAAAAGAATTACTAGTCTGAACTAAGGTCAGTCTTGCTCAGCAATACCTAGGAACAACATCCTCAGCCATGCTTTCAAGAGTTCTGCTCAGTAACTAAGCCCCTGGATCTTAAAAGGATTCTCACACAGATGCACGAATAAAAATTGCCGTACTAAGCGCTATATTCTGAGGTTTTTATCATGCTGCTTAAGTTCCAAGCATGTGGCAAGACTAACAATATGCCTTGTTTACAGACTTAAAATCTTtcagtgccaaaaaaaaaaaaagaagaagaagaaaaaaaaaaattaagcaagtATCTTCTCACACAACTTTCCACCTGCTTTCTCCATAGAGATTTGGATCAGTAAGAGAAAGGAAGGATGGGTATTTGACTTTAATTTCCTCCATAAACAGTCTGTAACTGGAGCACTTGTCAACACCACCTTCAGAAACCAGGTTACCAGGAGCCAGAGTTTGTAAAAGCTTCAGTCTACAAACAGCAACAAGACTTGAGTTGTCCTCAGCACCTACTGATCAGGTTTTTCAGATTCAGGAATAAAAGTGTCATGACCCATAAAGTAGGAAAAggcaaattaattaattatttaaatagaaaGGAACTAATACTGGTCcacttcttttaaataaagtgGCCTCTTTGACCCTCCTTGTTCTCTATGGATGGAAAATAACTGGATCacaatgaaacagaagaaagggtactttttttttttaaagataaatcaGTTTTTATCCAGCAGTACTGCTAATCACATTAAAAGAGCAGAAACACATTCTTAAAATTTGTAGTACTATCgaagcaaagaaaagaaaattgtaaaaataacttacattttattttgtatttttaaaaagtg
This window harbors:
- the UMAD1 gene encoding UBAP1-MVB12-associated (UMA)-domain containing protein 1 → MFSFFRKSQDSKKVTAPEREADGFVIVGDTADDQSRNSKDKTSFPETRPMYSQPSSQINTGHRSQLTVSSTEMGNQRSQTLESSPFMSDLLSDVPFALAPHVLAVQGTHSDVPDRLLTYDINDNLSRFWYDFTLENSVLCDP